The window GGCAATATTGCCGCAAGCGATCTGGCGCGCAAGGGCGTACTGGATATTCTATCCAGCGATTATTATCCGGCCAGCATGTTGCAGTCGGTGCGTATCCTGAGTCAGTCTGATCTGGGCATCAGCCTGCCGCAAGCCGTCAATATGGTCAGCCTGGCGCCGGCCAAATCGGCCAATCTGCCGGACCGTGGTCAGATCAGCCCGGGACTGCGTGCCGATCTGGTGCAGGTTCGGGACAGTGGCAGGCAGTTTGTTGTGCAGCAGGTGCTGTGCAAAGGTCAACGGGTGTTTTGATGGCAGGCCAGCTGGTATACGTGATGGGGCCTTCCGGATCGGGTAAGGACAGTTTGCTGCAATCGGCCGCCAGCCGCAAGGGATCAGCGTTGCGGCTGATGAAGCGCTATATTACGCGGTCGGCGGAGTCTGAGGGAGAAGACGCCTTTTCCCTGTCGCCCGAAGCGTTTGATGCGATGCAGGCACGCGGCGCGTTTGCCATGAGCTGGCGTGCCAACGGCCTGGCCTATGGTATCCCGATAGAACTTGATGAACTGCTGGAACAGGGGCATACGGTATTAGTCAACGGTTCGCGGGCCTACTGCGAAGCTGCGGTACAGCGCTATCCCTTGGCGTTGGTGGTGTTGGTGCAGGTTGATCCGCCCCTGCTGCTGCAACGCCTGCTGCAGCGTGGCCGCGAAAGTCGTGAGGAAATTGCGCAGCGACTGGCGCGCAATACGGCGCTTGATGCCGCCTTCATCGAAACATTGCGCAAACAGGGCGCACGCGTGGTGGTCGTTGATAACTCGGGTGATCTGGACACTGCGGTTACGCAGTTTTTGCATACAATTGAGCAGGCCACGACACTGGAGCAGCAATGAAATTCACCTTCCTGGGCACCGGCAATTCGGCGCAACTGCCAGTTTACAACTGTGATTGCATGGCCTGCGCACGTGCCCGGGACGATGCCCGCTATGTGCGCCTGCCCTGCAGTGCGTTGCTGCAGAATAATGACGGGCAATGGCTGATCGATAGTGGCCTGACAGACCTGACCAGCCGTTTTGCACCCGGTGCGTTGCAGGGCATTTTGCAGACGCACTA of the Advenella mimigardefordensis DPN7 genome contains:
- the phnN gene encoding phosphonate metabolism protein/1,5-bisphosphokinase (PRPP-forming) PhnN; amino-acid sequence: MAGQLVYVMGPSGSGKDSLLQSAASRKGSALRLMKRYITRSAESEGEDAFSLSPEAFDAMQARGAFAMSWRANGLAYGIPIELDELLEQGHTVLVNGSRAYCEAAVQRYPLALVVLVQVDPPLLLQRLLQRGRESREEIAQRLARNTALDAAFIETLRKQGARVVVVDNSGDLDTAVTQFLHTIEQATTLEQQ